One genomic window of Bradyrhizobium sp. B124 includes the following:
- a CDS encoding [protein-PII] uridylyltransferase yields MDSVVAEVRPEADGRFETERITAAVNALAEQHAGREDQFRAAMAQLLKAELIAARATAQTLLLKDRHGRHCAERLCFVQDEIIRILYAAATRHLYHSPIPSGAERMAVVATGGYGRGLMAPESDIDLLFILPYKQTAWGEQVAEAILYCLWDMGLKVGHATRSVDESIRQARGDMTIRTAILETRFLTGDQPLYDELVERFDKEVVQGTAAEFVTAKLAEREERHRRAGQSRYLVEPNVKDGKGGLRDLHTLFWIAKYVYRVRETDELLERGVFDAQEYRTFRRCADFLWSVRCNLHFFAGRAEERLSFDMQREIAVRLGYTSHPGMQDVERFMKHYFLIAKDVGDLTAILCAKLEEEHNKPAPVLSRMVARLRPGAKRRRVAGSDDFIVDNNRINLAAPDVFKHDPVNLIRIFRLAQQNNLAFHPDAMRTVTRSLKLINTQLRDNEEANRLFMEILTSNDAETVLRRMNETGVLGHFIRAFGKIVSMMQFNMYHHYTVDEHLLRCIGFLQDIERGGNEEFTVASDLFRKIRPEHRPVIYIATLLHDIAKGRPEDHSIAGAKVARRLCPRLGFSAADTELVAWLIEEHLTMSTVAQSRDLSDRKTIENFAAVVQSVEQMKLLTILTTADIRGVGPGVWNGWKAQLLRTLYYETEPVLTGGFSEVNRAQRIAVAQAEFRRAFTEWPEVELNAYIGRHYPAYWLKVELQRKIRQARFIRASEQAGHKLAINVGFDEVRAVTELTILATDHPWLLSIIAGACASAGANIVDAQIYTTTDGRALDTISISREYDRDDDEGRRATRIGEMIEQVLEGKLRLPEAVAKRAVRSKARPFIVEPEVTINNQWSDRYTVIEVSGLDRPGLLYQLTTAISKLNLNIASAHVATFGERARDVFYVTDLLGAQITAPTRQAAIKSALLHLLSSEDQAAKPAA; encoded by the coding sequence ATGGACAGCGTCGTAGCCGAAGTCCGCCCTGAAGCGGATGGTCGTTTCGAGACCGAGCGGATCACCGCGGCGGTCAATGCACTCGCCGAACAGCATGCCGGGCGCGAGGACCAGTTCCGCGCCGCGATGGCGCAGCTGCTCAAGGCCGAGCTGATCGCGGCGCGCGCCACGGCGCAGACGCTGCTGCTGAAGGACCGCCACGGCCGGCACTGCGCGGAACGACTCTGTTTCGTGCAGGACGAGATCATCCGCATCCTCTACGCGGCGGCGACCCGGCATCTGTATCACTCGCCGATCCCCTCGGGCGCCGAGCGCATGGCCGTGGTCGCGACCGGCGGCTATGGCCGCGGGCTGATGGCGCCGGAATCCGACATCGATCTGTTGTTCATCCTGCCCTACAAGCAGACCGCCTGGGGCGAGCAAGTCGCCGAAGCCATCCTCTATTGCCTCTGGGACATGGGGCTGAAGGTCGGCCACGCCACGCGCTCGGTCGATGAATCGATCCGCCAGGCGCGCGGCGACATGACGATCCGCACCGCGATCCTGGAGACGCGCTTTCTGACCGGTGACCAGCCGCTCTATGACGAGCTAGTCGAACGCTTCGACAAGGAAGTGGTGCAGGGCACCGCGGCTGAATTCGTCACCGCCAAGCTTGCCGAGCGCGAGGAGCGGCATCGCCGCGCCGGCCAGTCGCGCTATCTGGTCGAGCCCAACGTCAAGGACGGCAAGGGCGGCCTGCGCGACCTGCATACGCTGTTCTGGATCGCGAAATACGTCTACCGCGTGCGCGAGACCGACGAGCTGCTGGAGCGCGGCGTGTTCGACGCCCAGGAGTACCGCACCTTCCGCCGCTGCGCCGACTTCCTGTGGTCGGTGCGCTGCAATTTGCACTTCTTCGCCGGACGCGCCGAGGAGCGGCTGTCGTTCGACATGCAGCGCGAGATCGCGGTGCGCCTCGGCTACACCTCGCATCCCGGCATGCAGGACGTCGAGCGCTTCATGAAGCACTACTTCCTGATCGCGAAGGACGTCGGCGACCTCACCGCGATCCTGTGCGCCAAGCTCGAGGAGGAGCACAACAAGCCGGCGCCGGTGTTGAGCCGGATGGTGGCGCGGCTGCGGCCCGGCGCCAAGCGGCGGCGGGTGGCCGGCAGCGACGACTTCATCGTCGACAACAACCGCATCAACCTCGCCGCGCCCGATGTGTTCAAGCACGATCCGGTCAACCTGATCCGGATCTTCCGCCTCGCGCAGCAGAACAACCTCGCCTTCCATCCCGATGCGATGCGCACGGTGACGCGCTCACTGAAGCTGATCAACACCCAGCTCCGCGACAACGAGGAAGCCAACCGCCTGTTCATGGAGATCCTGACCTCGAACGATGCGGAGACCGTGCTGCGGCGGATGAACGAGACCGGCGTGCTCGGCCATTTCATCCGCGCCTTCGGCAAGATCGTCTCGATGATGCAGTTCAATATGTACCACCACTATACGGTGGACGAGCATCTGCTCCGCTGCATCGGCTTCCTGCAGGACATCGAGCGCGGCGGCAATGAGGAGTTCACGGTCGCCAGCGACCTGTTCCGCAAGATTCGCCCCGAGCACCGCCCGGTGATCTATATCGCGACCCTGCTGCACGACATCGCCAAGGGCCGCCCGGAAGATCATTCGATCGCTGGCGCCAAGGTGGCGCGGCGGCTATGCCCGCGGCTCGGCTTCTCGGCCGCCGACACCGAGCTGGTGGCGTGGCTGATCGAGGAACATCTGACGATGTCGACGGTGGCGCAATCGCGCGATTTGTCGGACCGCAAGACCATCGAGAATTTCGCCGCCGTGGTGCAGTCGGTCGAGCAGATGAAGCTGCTCACGATCCTGACCACCGCCGACATCCGCGGCGTCGGCCCGGGCGTCTGGAACGGCTGGAAGGCGCAGCTGTTGCGCACGCTGTATTACGAGACCGAGCCGGTGCTGACCGGCGGCTTCTCCGAGGTCAACCGCGCCCAGCGCATCGCGGTGGCGCAGGCCGAATTCCGCCGCGCCTTCACCGAATGGCCGGAGGTCGAGCTCAACGCCTATATCGGCCGACACTACCCGGCGTACTGGCTCAAGGTCGAGCTGCAACGCAAGATCCGCCAGGCGCGCTTCATCCGCGCCAGCGAGCAGGCCGGCCACAAGCTCGCGATCAATGTCGGCTTCGACGAGGTCCGCGCCGTCACCGAGCTCACGATTCTGGCGACCGACCATCCCTGGCTGCTGTCGATCATCGCGGGCGCCTGCGCCTCGGCCGGCGCCAACATCGTCGACGCGCAGATCTACACCACGACCGACGGCCGCGCGCTCGACACCATCTCGATCTCGCGCGAGTACGATCGCGACGATGACGAGGGCCGCCGCGCGACGCGGATCGGCGAGATGATCGAGCAGGTGCTGGAAGGCAAGCTCAGGCTGCCCGAGGCGGTGGCGAAGCGCGCGGTGCGCAGCAAGGCGCGGCCGTTCATCGTCGAGCCCGAAGTGACCATCAACAACCAGTGGTCCGACCGCTACACCGTGATCGAGGTCTCCGGCCTCGACCGCCCCGGCCTGCTCTACCAGCTGACCACAGCGATCTCGAAGCTCAACCTCAACATCGCCTCGGCGCATGTCGCGACCTTCGGCGAACGCGCCCGCGACGTGTTCTATGTCACCGACCTGCTCGGCGCCCAGATCACCGCGCCGACCCGGCAGGCCGCGATCAAGAGCGCCCTGCTGCATCTGTTGTCGAGCGAGGATCAGGCGGCGAAGCCGGCGGCGTGA
- a CDS encoding aliphatic sulfonate ABC transporter substrate-binding protein translates to MQNFSRRAFAALLAVSTFLPGAALAADALKEIRIDWATYNPVSMVLKQKGLLEKEFAKDGISIVWVQSAGSNKALEFLNAGSIDLGSTAGSAALVARINGNPIKSIYVYSRPEWTALVTTKDSKIASVADLKGKRVAVTRGTDPHIFLVRALLGAGLTEKDITPVLLQHADGKTALIRGDVDAWAGLDPMMAQAEVEDGAKLFYRKADANTWGILNVREEFLKAHPDIVRRVLATYEEARKYSLANYDELKKTFIAVTKLPDAVVDKQLKERTELTHSRIGSPQRESILAAGLALQQAGVIDAKTDVKAALDSLIDDQVPLPTN, encoded by the coding sequence ATGCAGAATTTTTCCCGGCGCGCGTTTGCGGCGCTGCTCGCGGTCTCGACATTCTTGCCCGGCGCGGCGCTCGCCGCCGACGCGCTGAAGGAGATCCGGATCGACTGGGCGACCTACAATCCGGTGTCGATGGTCCTGAAGCAGAAGGGCCTCTTGGAGAAGGAGTTCGCCAAGGACGGCATCAGCATCGTCTGGGTGCAGTCGGCCGGCTCCAACAAGGCGCTCGAATTCCTCAACGCCGGCTCGATCGATCTCGGATCGACCGCAGGCTCCGCCGCCTTGGTCGCCCGGATCAACGGCAACCCGATCAAGTCGATCTACGTCTATTCGCGCCCCGAATGGACCGCGCTGGTCACCACCAAGGACTCCAAGATCGCGTCGGTCGCCGACCTCAAGGGCAAGCGCGTCGCGGTGACGCGCGGCACCGACCCGCACATCTTCCTGGTCCGCGCGCTGCTCGGCGCTGGTCTCACCGAAAAGGACATCACCCCGGTGCTGCTGCAGCACGCCGACGGCAAGACCGCGCTGATCCGCGGCGACGTCGACGCCTGGGCCGGCCTCGACCCGATGATGGCGCAGGCGGAGGTCGAGGACGGTGCCAAGCTGTTCTACCGCAAGGCCGACGCCAACACCTGGGGCATCCTCAATGTGCGCGAGGAGTTTTTGAAAGCGCATCCGGACATCGTCCGCCGCGTGCTCGCGACCTACGAGGAAGCACGGAAATATTCGCTGGCGAACTATGACGAGCTGAAGAAGACCTTCATCGCCGTCACCAAGCTGCCGGATGCCGTGGTCGACAAGCAGCTCAAGGAGCGTACCGAGCTGACCCACAGCCGGATCGGTAGCCCCCAGCGCGAGTCGATCCTGGCCGCCGGCCTCGCCTTGCAGCAGGCCGGCGTGATCGACGCCAAGACCGACGTGAAGGCCGCGCTTGACAGCCTGATCGACGATCAAGTCCCGCTGCCGACCAACTAA
- a CDS encoding ABC transporter permease yields MTVDLPALEQTAAPRAASARWSRYARPVLGLALPVVLALGWELVVHLGYSNGRLVPPPSKVFETIVALARSGELSRHILATLRRVGAGFALGVVAGTIMGAISGYWGLARRLLDPTVQALRAIPSIAWVPLFILWLGIFETSKVALIAVGVFFPIYLGVMGAILSVDRKVVEVGRVFRLSGFAMIRRILLPAVLPAYVVSLRVGLGLGWMFVVAAEFMGASEGLGYLLIDGQQLGKPAQILAAIVIFAILGKLTDWLIEFATAPLLRWQDAFGARGGQ; encoded by the coding sequence ATGACCGTTGACCTGCCCGCGCTGGAACAGACGGCCGCGCCGCGTGCGGCGTCGGCGCGATGGTCGCGTTATGCGCGCCCGGTGCTCGGGCTCGCGCTGCCGGTCGTGCTTGCGCTGGGCTGGGAATTGGTCGTCCATCTCGGCTATTCCAACGGCCGCCTGGTGCCGCCGCCGTCGAAGGTGTTCGAGACCATCGTGGCGCTCGCCAGAAGCGGCGAGCTGTCGCGCCATATCCTTGCCACGCTCCGGCGCGTCGGCGCGGGCTTTGCGCTCGGCGTCGTCGCCGGCACCATCATGGGCGCGATCTCCGGCTATTGGGGCCTGGCGCGGCGGCTGCTCGATCCGACCGTACAGGCGTTGCGCGCGATCCCTTCGATCGCCTGGGTGCCGCTGTTCATCCTGTGGCTCGGCATCTTCGAGACCTCGAAGGTCGCGCTCATTGCGGTCGGCGTGTTCTTCCCGATCTATCTCGGCGTGATGGGCGCGATCCTGTCGGTCGATCGCAAGGTGGTCGAGGTCGGCCGCGTGTTCCGGCTGTCCGGCTTTGCGATGATCCGCCGCATCCTGCTGCCGGCGGTGCTGCCGGCCTATGTGGTGTCGCTCCGGGTCGGGCTCGGATTGGGGTGGATGTTCGTGGTCGCGGCCGAATTCATGGGCGCCTCCGAAGGGCTCGGTTATCTCCTGATCGACGGCCAGCAGCTCGGCAAGCCGGCGCAGATCCTCGCCGCGATCGTGATCTTCGCGATCCTCGGCAAGCTGACCGACTGGCTGATCGAGTTCGCAACCGCGCCGCTGCTGCGCTGGCAGGATGCGTTTGGCGCGCGGGGAGGGCAGTGA
- a CDS encoding ABC transporter ATP-binding protein — MLALKDVGKTYPNGVHALERFSAEISPGEIVAIIGGSGCGKSTLLRAIAGLDRASTGSVTLDNAVITSPHAEIGIIFQEPRLLPWLSVADNIGFGLADLPAEVRRARVAAALARVGLADKADAWPQELSGGQAQRVAIARALVPQPEVLLLDEPFSALDAFTRRDLQDHLLDLWADTRPTLILVTHDVDEAVVLADRVLVMRSRPGRLFEEITINLARPRDRKSELFDTFKRRVLTALDRSLDRSVRDVTDKSSAGEAMWW, encoded by the coding sequence ATGCTGGCGCTGAAGGATGTCGGCAAGACCTATCCGAACGGCGTTCACGCGCTGGAGCGCTTCTCGGCCGAGATTTCGCCCGGCGAGATCGTCGCGATCATCGGCGGCTCCGGTTGCGGCAAGTCGACGTTGCTGCGCGCCATCGCCGGCCTCGATCGCGCCAGCACCGGCAGCGTGACGCTCGACAATGCCGTGATCACGTCGCCGCACGCCGAGATCGGCATCATCTTCCAGGAGCCGCGGCTTTTGCCCTGGCTCAGTGTCGCCGACAATATCGGCTTCGGTCTCGCCGATCTTCCGGCTGAGGTGAGGCGCGCGCGGGTCGCGGCGGCGCTGGCTCGTGTCGGCCTCGCTGACAAGGCCGACGCCTGGCCGCAGGAGCTCTCCGGCGGGCAGGCGCAGCGGGTCGCGATCGCCCGCGCGTTGGTGCCGCAGCCGGAAGTGCTGCTGCTCGACGAGCCGTTCTCGGCGCTCGATGCCTTCACGCGGCGTGACCTGCAGGACCATCTGCTCGATCTCTGGGCCGACACGCGGCCGACCCTGATCCTGGTCACCCACGACGTCGACGAGGCCGTGGTGCTGGCCGACCGCGTGCTGGTGATGCGGTCGCGGCCGGGCCGGCTGTTCGAGGAGATCACTATCAATCTGGCGCGGCCGCGCGACCGCAAATCGGAGCTGTTCGACACCTTCAAGCGCCGCGTGCTGACCGCGCTCGACCGCTCGCTGGACCGTTCGGTGCGTGACGTCACGGACAAATCAAGCGCCGGCGAGGCGATGTGGTGGTGA
- a CDS encoding OsmC family protein, protein MDSAELRAMQAPIKERYKSDPSAAVITLKAKGTIDNESLSCKVETGRALAVAGLHPATGGSGLELCSGDMLLEALVACAGVTLKSVATAVEVPLKVGNVFAEGDLDFRGTLGVDKEAPVGFREIRLRFDVGTDAPQDKLDLLLKLTERYCVVYQTIKNGPKVSVTMRRV, encoded by the coding sequence ATGGACTCCGCCGAACTCCGCGCAATGCAGGCCCCGATCAAGGAGCGCTACAAGAGCGATCCCTCGGCCGCCGTGATCACCCTGAAAGCCAAGGGCACGATCGACAACGAAAGCCTGTCCTGCAAGGTCGAAACCGGCCGCGCGCTCGCGGTCGCCGGCCTGCACCCCGCCACCGGTGGCTCCGGGCTCGAGCTTTGCTCCGGCGACATGCTGCTGGAAGCGCTGGTCGCCTGCGCCGGTGTCACGCTGAAATCGGTCGCAACTGCCGTCGAGGTGCCGTTGAAGGTCGGCAATGTCTTCGCCGAGGGCGATCTGGATTTCCGCGGCACGCTCGGCGTCGACAAGGAGGCCCCGGTCGGCTTCCGCGAGATCCGCCTGCGCTTCGACGTCGGCACCGACGCGCCGCAGGACAAGCTCGACCTGCTGCTGAAGCTCACCGAGCGCTATTGCGTGGTCTATCAGACCATCAAGAACGGCCCGAAAGTGTCGGTCACGATGCGGCGGGTGTGA